In one Microvirgula aerodenitrificans DSM 15089 genomic region, the following are encoded:
- a CDS encoding NADH-quinone oxidoreductase subunit M → MSENLLSLVIWVPIVAGLLTLATGGDRNASLARVIALVGALAGFALSLPLYFDFTPLHGGMQFEEFTPWFASLNINYHLGVDGISMWLVILNSFTTVLVVLAGWQVVEKRVAQYFAAFLIMSGLINGAFAALDAVLFYVFFEAMLIPMYLVIGVWGGPRRVYASIKFFLYTLLGSLLMLVSFIYLYFQAQGSFEILKFHMVPLSMTAQILLFVAFFFSFAVKVPMFPVHTWLPDAHVEAPTGGSMVLAAITLKLGAYGFLRFLLPIVPDAARELQWLMIVLSLIAVVYIGLVALVQTDMKKLVAYSSIAHMGFVTLGFFMFTPDGQLNQWAVEGALVQMISHGFVSAAMFMSIGVLYDRLHSRNIADYGGVANKMPIYAAFALLFAMANAGLPATSGFVGEFMVIMGAVQVNFWFAFFAGTTLIFGAAYTLWMYKRVIFGDVANEKVAELKDVNKREFLILAVLAIAVLGMGLYPQMFVEVMHTSVNDLLSHVAQSKLM, encoded by the coding sequence ATGAGTGAGAATCTGCTCAGTCTGGTGATCTGGGTCCCGATCGTGGCCGGGTTGCTGACTTTGGCTACCGGAGGGGACCGGAACGCATCGCTGGCGCGAGTCATCGCGCTGGTCGGTGCACTGGCTGGCTTCGCATTGTCGTTGCCGCTGTACTTCGATTTCACGCCGCTGCATGGCGGCATGCAATTCGAGGAGTTCACCCCGTGGTTCGCCAGTCTTAACATCAACTACCATCTGGGTGTCGACGGCATCTCGATGTGGCTGGTCATCCTGAACAGCTTCACTACCGTACTGGTGGTGCTGGCCGGCTGGCAGGTGGTCGAGAAGCGCGTCGCGCAGTACTTCGCCGCCTTCCTGATCATGTCCGGGCTGATCAACGGTGCGTTCGCCGCACTGGACGCCGTGCTGTTCTACGTGTTCTTCGAAGCGATGCTGATCCCGATGTACCTGGTGATCGGCGTATGGGGCGGACCGCGTCGCGTGTATGCGTCGATCAAGTTCTTCCTGTACACGCTGCTCGGCTCGCTGCTGATGCTGGTGTCGTTCATCTACCTGTACTTCCAGGCCCAGGGGAGCTTCGAGATCCTGAAGTTCCACATGGTGCCGCTGTCGATGACGGCGCAGATCCTGCTGTTCGTGGCCTTCTTCTTCTCGTTCGCGGTCAAGGTGCCGATGTTCCCGGTGCACACCTGGCTGCCGGACGCGCACGTGGAAGCCCCGACCGGCGGTTCGATGGTGCTGGCCGCCATCACGCTGAAGCTCGGCGCCTACGGCTTCCTGCGTTTCCTGCTGCCGATCGTGCCGGATGCCGCGCGCGAACTGCAGTGGCTGATGATTGTGCTGTCGCTGATTGCGGTGGTGTATATCGGCCTGGTGGCGCTGGTGCAGACCGACATGAAGAAACTGGTCGCGTATTCGTCGATCGCGCACATGGGCTTCGTCACCCTGGGCTTCTTCATGTTCACGCCTGACGGCCAGCTGAACCAGTGGGCAGTCGAAGGCGCGCTGGTGCAGATGATCTCGCACGGCTTCGTGTCCGCCGCCATGTTCATGAGCATCGGCGTGCTGTACGACCGCCTGCACAGCCGCAATATCGCCGACTACGGCGGTGTGGCCAACAAGATGCCGATCTATGCCGCGTTCGCGCTGCTGTTTGCGATGGCCAACGCCGGCCTGCCGGCCACGTCGGGCTTCGTCGGCGAGTTCATGGTCATCATGGGCGCGGTGCAGGTCAACTTCTGGTTCGCGTTCTTCGCCGGCACCACGCTGATCTTCGGCGCTGCCTACACGCTGTGGATGTACAAGCGGGTGATCTTCGGTGACGTTGCCAACGAAAAGGTGGCCGAGCTGAAAGACGTGAACAAGCGCGAGTTCCTGATCCTGGCGGTGCTGGCCATCGCGGTGCTCGGCATGGGCCTCTATCCGCAGATGTTCGTGGAGGTGATGCACACCAGCGTCAACGATCTTCTGAGCCACGTGGCTCAGAGCAAGCTGATGTAA
- the nuoN gene encoding NADH-quinone oxidoreductase subunit NuoN yields the protein MSWADLNLMPALPEIVLLCAALAILIIDLFVKSERRGVTYALSMLTLIGTAVAVVASWVPYPVLTFSGMYIADPVSSLSKLGLLVAVGATFVYARQYAHDRGFLKGELFTLGLFSLLGMFVMVSASHFLTLYIGLELLSLSLYAMIAMSRESIPATEAAMKYFVLGALASGLLLYGISMVYGATGSLQISDVAHAIGAGQANTTLVSFGLVFIIAGLAFKLGAVPFHMWVPDVYQGAPTAVTVLIGSAPKLAAFVFTFRFLAQALAPAAVAWQPMLVILAVASLVLGNLAAIMQTNIKRMLAYSTISHMGFLLIGILAASPSGYTAALFYAITYMLTALASFGILVALSRAGFECETMDDLKGLNQKNAWYALLVLFAMFSMAGIPPMVGFYAKFAVLKAAVDAGLLWLAVVGVMMSLIGAFYYLRVVKVVYFDDATDTSSGDKLTIGGDMKLVLGLNGLALLVLGVLPNGLYAACLEAMRQSLGGM from the coding sequence ATGAGTTGGGCTGATTTGAATCTGATGCCGGCCTTGCCGGAGATCGTGCTGCTGTGCGCGGCGCTGGCGATCCTCATCATCGACCTGTTCGTGAAGAGCGAACGCCGCGGCGTCACCTATGCACTGTCGATGCTGACCCTGATCGGCACCGCCGTCGCCGTGGTCGCGTCCTGGGTCCCGTACCCGGTGCTGACCTTCAGCGGCATGTACATTGCCGACCCGGTGTCGAGCCTGTCCAAGCTGGGGCTGCTGGTCGCCGTGGGTGCCACCTTCGTCTATGCGCGGCAGTATGCGCATGACCGCGGCTTCCTGAAGGGCGAACTGTTTACCCTCGGGCTGTTCTCGCTGCTGGGCATGTTCGTCATGGTGTCGGCCAGCCACTTCCTGACCCTGTACATCGGTCTGGAGCTGCTGTCGCTGTCGCTGTACGCCATGATCGCCATGTCGCGCGAATCGATTCCGGCCACCGAAGCGGCGATGAAGTATTTCGTGCTTGGCGCGCTGGCGTCCGGCCTGCTGCTGTACGGCATCTCGATGGTGTACGGCGCAACCGGTTCGCTGCAGATCAGTGACGTGGCGCACGCCATCGGCGCCGGTCAGGCAAATACCACCCTGGTCAGCTTCGGTCTGGTGTTCATCATTGCCGGCCTCGCGTTCAAGCTCGGCGCCGTGCCGTTCCACATGTGGGTGCCGGACGTGTACCAGGGGGCGCCGACGGCGGTCACCGTGCTGATCGGCTCCGCGCCGAAGCTGGCGGCCTTCGTGTTCACCTTCCGCTTCCTGGCCCAGGCCCTGGCGCCGGCAGCGGTGGCATGGCAGCCGATGCTGGTCATCCTGGCCGTGGCCTCGCTGGTACTCGGCAACCTGGCCGCGATCATGCAGACCAACATCAAGCGCATGCTGGCCTACTCGACCATCTCGCACATGGGCTTCCTGCTGATCGGCATCCTGGCGGCCAGCCCGTCCGGCTACACCGCCGCGCTGTTCTACGCGATCACCTACATGCTGACCGCGCTGGCCAGCTTCGGCATCCTGGTGGCGCTGTCGCGGGCTGGTTTCGAATGCGAAACCATGGATGACCTCAAGGGTCTGAACCAGAAGAATGCCTGGTACGCGCTGCTGGTGCTGTTTGCCATGTTCTCGATGGCCGGCATTCCGCCGATGGTCGGCTTCTACGCCAAGTTTGCGGTGCTGAAGGCTGCCGTCGACGCCGGTCTGCTGTGGCTGGCCGTGGTCGGCGTGATGATGTCGCTGATCGGTGCGTTCTACTACCTGCGGGTGGTCAAGGTGGTCTACTTTGACGACGCGACCGACACCAGCAGTGGCGACAAGCTCACCATCGGTGGCGACATGAAACTGGTGCTCGGCCTGAACGGCCTGGCCCTGCTGGTCCTCGGCGTGCTGCCGAACGGCCTGTACGCCGCCTGCCTGGAAGCCATGCGCCAGTCGCTGGGCGGCATGTAA
- the metF gene encoding methylenetetrahydrofolate reductase [NAD(P)H], translated as MSSVKPTISFEFFPPKTEEGHARLATARKQLAHFKPAFFSVTFGAGGTTREGTLRAVLDIRDAGYAAAPHLSCIGSTRDNIRSILDEYREKGIRHVVALRGDIPSGMGEVGEFRYANELVSFIRDTHGDHFHIEVAAYPDYHPQAVNARADLDAFAGKVRAGANSAITQYFFNADAYFAFVDEASARGVDIPIVPGIMPIYNFSQLARFSDLCGAEIPRWLRLKLQAYGDDVASIRALGLDVVTELCDRLLSNGAPGLHFYTLNAAGSVSTLCQRLGL; from the coding sequence ATGTCGTCGGTCAAACCCACCATCAGTTTCGAGTTCTTTCCGCCCAAGACCGAAGAAGGGCATGCCAGACTGGCCACGGCGCGCAAGCAGCTGGCCCACTTCAAGCCGGCCTTCTTCTCGGTGACGTTTGGCGCCGGTGGCACCACGCGCGAGGGCACCCTGCGTGCCGTGCTCGATATCCGTGACGCCGGCTATGCCGCCGCCCCCCACCTGTCCTGCATCGGCTCGACCCGGGACAATATCCGCTCCATCCTCGACGAATACCGCGAGAAGGGCATCCGCCACGTGGTGGCGCTGCGCGGTGACATCCCGTCCGGCATGGGCGAAGTCGGCGAGTTCCGCTATGCCAACGAGCTGGTTTCGTTTATCCGCGATACCCACGGCGATCATTTCCATATCGAGGTGGCGGCCTACCCGGACTATCACCCGCAGGCGGTCAATGCCCGTGCCGACCTCGATGCCTTCGCCGGCAAGGTCCGTGCCGGTGCCAACTCGGCGATCACCCAGTATTTCTTCAATGCCGACGCCTACTTCGCCTTCGTCGACGAAGCCAGCGCGCGCGGCGTCGACATCCCGATCGTGCCGGGCATCATGCCGATCTACAACTTCAGCCAGCTGGCCCGCTTCTCCGACCTGTGCGGCGCCGAAATTCCGCGCTGGCTGCGGCTGAAGCTGCAGGCCTATGGCGATGATGTCGCCTCGATCCGCGCGCTGGGGCTGGATGTGGTGACCGAGCTGTGCGACCGGCTGCTGTCGAATGGCGCGCCGGGCCTGCACTTCTATACGCTGAATGCCGCCGGCAGCGTGTCGACGCTGTGCCAGCGGCTCGGGCTGTAA